One window of the Mycobacterium haemophilum DSM 44634 genome contains the following:
- the hsaD gene encoding 4,5:9,10-diseco-3-hydroxy-5,9,17-trioxoandrosta-1(10),2-diene-4-oate hydrolase: MTATEELTFESTSRFAEVQVEGGPLKLHYHEAGVGNDQTVVLLHGGGPGASSWTNFSRNIAVLAQHFHVLAVDQPGYGHSDKRAEHGQFNRFAATALNGLFDQLNLGRVPLVGNSLGGGTAVRFALDYPDRAGRLVLMGPGGLSINLFAPDPTEGVKRLSKFSIEPTRENLEAFLRVMVYDKNLITAELVDQRFALASTPESLAATRAMGKSFAGADFELGMMWREVYRLRQPVLLIWGREDRVNPLDGALVALKTIPRAQLHVFGQCGHWAQVEKFDEFNNLTIDFLGGAR; this comes from the coding sequence ATGACCGCCACTGAGGAATTGACCTTCGAATCCACTTCGCGCTTCGCGGAGGTCCAGGTAGAAGGCGGGCCGCTAAAGCTGCACTACCACGAAGCCGGCGTCGGCAACGACCAGACCGTGGTGCTGCTGCACGGCGGCGGTCCCGGCGCATCGAGCTGGACGAACTTCTCGCGCAACATCGCGGTGCTGGCGCAGCACTTCCATGTGCTGGCCGTCGACCAGCCCGGCTACGGCCACTCTGACAAGCGCGCCGAGCATGGACAGTTCAACCGCTTTGCCGCGACCGCGCTCAACGGGCTCTTCGACCAGCTGAATTTGGGGCGTGTTCCGCTGGTGGGCAACTCGCTGGGTGGGGGCACCGCGGTGCGGTTTGCGCTCGACTACCCCGACCGGGCTGGGCGACTGGTGCTGATGGGTCCCGGCGGGCTGAGCATCAACCTGTTTGCGCCCGACCCGACCGAGGGCGTCAAACGACTCTCGAAGTTCTCCATCGAGCCCACTCGAGAGAATCTCGAGGCGTTCCTGCGTGTCATGGTGTACGACAAGAACCTGATCACCGCGGAGTTGGTGGATCAGCGATTCGCGTTGGCCAGCACGCCTGAATCGTTGGCGGCGACACGAGCGATGGGAAAGTCGTTCGCCGGAGCAGACTTTGAGCTTGGCATGATGTGGCGAGAAGTGTATCGGCTGCGTCAGCCGGTGCTGCTGATCTGGGGTCGCGAAGATCGCGTCAACCCACTGGACGGCGCGCTGGTCGCGCTGAAGACCATTCCGCGTGCGCAGCTGCACGTCTTCGGGCAGTGTGGGCACTGGGCACAGGTGGAGAAGTTTGACGAATTCAACAACTTGACTATTGATTTCCTGGGAGGCGCGCGATGA
- the hsaA gene encoding 3-hydroxy-9,10-secoandrosta-1,3,5(10)-triene-9,17-dione monooxygenase oxygenase subunit: protein MTSIQQRDAQSVLAAIDDLLPQIRERAQATEDLRRLPDETVKALDDVGFFTLLQPEQWGGLQCDPTLFYEATRRLASACGSTGWVSSIVGVHNWHLALFDQRAQEEVWGEDSKTRISSSYAPMGAGVVVEGGYRVSGSWNWSSGCDHASWTFVGGPVIKDGRPVDFGSFLIPRTEYEIDDTWYVVGLRGTGSNTLVVKDVFVPRHRFLSYKAMNDGTAAGYQTNTAPVYKMPWGTMHPTTISAPIVGMAYGAYAAHVEHQGKRVRAAFAGEKSKDDPFAKVRIAEAASDIDAAWRQLIGNVGDEYALLAAGKEIPFELRARARRDQVRATGRSIASIDRLFEASGATALSNDAPIQRFWRDAHAGRVHAANDPERAYVIFGNNEFGLPPGDTMV from the coding sequence GTGACGTCCATTCAACAGCGTGATGCGCAGTCAGTCTTGGCCGCCATCGATGATCTGCTTCCGCAGATTCGTGAGCGCGCCCAGGCGACCGAGGATCTGCGGCGGCTGCCGGACGAGACCGTCAAGGCCCTCGACGACGTCGGCTTCTTCACCCTCTTACAGCCCGAGCAGTGGGGCGGTCTGCAGTGCGATCCGACGCTGTTCTACGAGGCGACGCGGCGGCTTGCCAGCGCATGTGGTTCTACCGGCTGGGTGAGCTCGATCGTCGGTGTGCACAACTGGCATCTGGCGCTGTTTGACCAGCGGGCTCAGGAGGAGGTCTGGGGCGAGGACTCGAAAACGCGGATCTCGTCGTCGTATGCGCCAATGGGTGCCGGTGTCGTGGTCGAGGGCGGCTACCGGGTTAGCGGCTCGTGGAACTGGTCGTCGGGCTGTGATCATGCCAGCTGGACGTTCGTGGGTGGCCCGGTCATTAAGGACGGTCGGCCGGTGGACTTCGGCAGCTTCTTGATCCCGCGCACCGAATACGAAATCGACGACACCTGGTATGTGGTCGGTTTGCGCGGCACCGGTAGCAATACGCTGGTGGTCAAAGACGTCTTCGTGCCCCGGCACCGGTTCCTGTCCTACAAGGCGATGAACGATGGTACCGCTGCCGGATACCAGACGAACACCGCTCCTGTATACAAAATGCCTTGGGGAACAATGCATCCCACCACAATCTCGGCGCCGATCGTGGGTATGGCTTACGGCGCGTATGCTGCGCATGTGGAGCATCAGGGCAAGCGGGTGCGTGCAGCGTTCGCGGGAGAGAAGTCCAAGGATGACCCGTTCGCCAAGGTCCGCATCGCTGAGGCTGCTAGCGATATCGACGCTGCGTGGCGTCAGCTGATCGGCAATGTCGGGGACGAGTACGCATTGTTGGCCGCCGGCAAGGAGATTCCCTTCGAGTTACGTGCCCGCGCACGTCGCGACCAGGTGCGTGCCACTGGCCGGTCGATCGCCTCGATCGACCGGCTGTTCGAGGCTTCCGGTGCCACCGCGCTGTCCAATGACGCCCCGATTCAACGGTTCTGGCGCGACGCGCACGCCGGCCGGGTGCACGCTGCCAACGATCCCGAACGTGCCTACGTGATCTTCGGGAACAACGAGTTCGGGTTGCCGCCCGGCGACACGATGGTTTGA
- a CDS encoding metal ABC transporter ATP-binding protein — MAVEDLEAVSQRPRSADNAAHTISLSDARLAFGDRVLWDHLNLSVSAGEFIAVLGPNGTGKTSLLKVLLGQLALSAGVARVEGKRITAGSPRIGYVPQHRPIDREVLLRGRDLVRLGIDGRRWGAMPLRSADRARRREAVCTALRQVNGEQLADVRVGVMSGGELQRVRIASALVSDPTLLLCDEPLLTLDPANAKLVSALIDRRRREAGTTVLVVTHEVNPILPYVDRVLYLVDGRFLIGTVEQVMTTETLSALYQADIQVVKVKDRYVVVGEP, encoded by the coding sequence GTGGCGGTTGAAGATCTCGAAGCGGTCTCGCAACGACCGCGGTCCGCGGATAACGCTGCCCACACGATCTCGCTGAGCGACGCGCGGCTGGCGTTCGGCGATCGTGTGCTGTGGGATCACCTCAACCTGTCGGTGTCGGCAGGCGAGTTCATCGCGGTGCTGGGCCCCAACGGCACCGGTAAGACGTCGTTACTCAAGGTGCTGCTCGGACAACTGGCGCTCAGTGCCGGCGTTGCGCGGGTGGAGGGCAAGCGGATCACCGCCGGCAGTCCACGCATCGGCTACGTGCCGCAACACCGCCCCATCGACCGTGAAGTGCTGCTGCGCGGTCGTGACCTGGTTCGACTGGGCATCGACGGACGCCGCTGGGGCGCCATGCCACTGCGGTCCGCCGATCGGGCTCGCCGGCGCGAGGCCGTATGCACGGCGCTGCGGCAAGTCAACGGCGAGCAGCTGGCCGATGTCCGGGTCGGGGTGATGTCGGGCGGCGAGTTGCAGCGCGTCCGCATCGCTTCGGCGCTGGTCAGCGACCCGACGCTGCTGCTGTGCGACGAACCGTTGCTGACCTTGGACCCGGCCAACGCCAAGCTGGTGTCGGCGTTGATCGACCGTCGCCGCCGGGAAGCCGGCACCACGGTGCTCGTCGTCACCCATGAGGTCAACCCGATCCTGCCGTATGTGGACCGGGTGCTCTATCTGGTCGACGGCCGATTCCTGATCGGCACTGTCGAACAGGTGATGACCACCGAGACACTGTCAGCGCTTTACCAGGCAGACATCCAGGTGGTGAAGGTCAAGGATCGTTACGTCGTGGTTGGCGAGCCCTGA
- a CDS encoding metal ABC transporter permease has translation MNDRLAHMWNHLFSFDITAHLLSHDFVQQALLAAALLGLVAGLIGPFIVMRQMSFAVHGSSELSLTGAAFALLVGFEVGVGALVGSALAAALFGILGRRARERDSVIGVVLAFGLGLAVLFIHLYPGRTGTSFALLTGQIVGVGYSGLAMLALVCLLVIAVLTMCYRPLLFATVDPDVAAARGVPVRALGIVFAALVGVVAAQAVQVVGALLVMSLLITPAAAAARVVASPIAAMVAAVVFAEVSAVGGVVLSLAPGVPVSVFVATISFLIYLFCWLLGRREVLG, from the coding sequence ATGAACGATCGGCTCGCCCACATGTGGAACCATCTGTTCTCCTTCGACATCACTGCGCATTTGCTCAGTCACGACTTCGTCCAGCAGGCGCTGCTGGCGGCGGCGCTGCTGGGGTTGGTGGCCGGGCTGATCGGGCCGTTTATCGTGATGCGCCAAATGTCGTTCGCCGTGCACGGTTCCAGCGAACTGTCGCTGACCGGAGCCGCATTCGCGCTTCTGGTCGGGTTTGAGGTGGGCGTGGGCGCCCTAGTCGGCAGCGCTTTGGCGGCAGCGCTGTTCGGCATCCTTGGTCGGCGAGCCCGAGAGCGGGATTCGGTGATCGGGGTCGTGCTGGCGTTCGGGCTGGGGTTAGCGGTGCTGTTCATCCATCTCTACCCCGGACGGACCGGGACCAGTTTCGCGTTGCTGACCGGCCAGATCGTCGGCGTGGGCTACTCCGGGCTGGCCATGCTGGCGCTCGTTTGCCTGCTTGTCATCGCGGTGTTGACGATGTGCTACCGACCACTGTTGTTCGCGACGGTCGATCCGGACGTCGCGGCCGCGCGTGGCGTCCCCGTTCGCGCGCTGGGCATCGTATTTGCCGCGTTGGTCGGTGTGGTGGCCGCGCAAGCCGTGCAGGTTGTCGGGGCGTTGTTGGTGATGTCGCTACTGATCACGCCGGCGGCCGCGGCCGCCCGGGTCGTCGCCTCGCCGATCGCGGCAATGGTGGCCGCTGTGGTCTTCGCCGAGGTCTCTGCAGTCGGGGGTGTGGTGCTGTCGTTGGCGCCCGGTGTGCCGGTGTCGGTGTTCGTCGCGACCATCTCGTTTTTGATCTACCTATTTTGCTGGCTACTCGGGCGACGTGAAGTATTGGGGTGA
- the kstR gene encoding cholesterol catabolism transcriptional regulator KstR translates to MAVLAESELGSEAQRERRKRILDATMAIASKGGYEAVQMRAVADRADVAVGTLYRYFPSKVHLLVSALGREFGRIDAKTDRSSVSGNSPYQRLNFMVSKLNRAMQRNPLLTEAMTRAYVFADASAASEVDHVEKLIDSMFARAMADGEPTEDQYHIARVISDVWLSNLLAWLTRRASATDVSKRLDLAVQLLIGDQESSPA, encoded by the coding sequence GTGGCGGTGCTGGCTGAGTCCGAACTTGGTTCGGAGGCGCAGCGGGAACGACGCAAACGCATCTTGGACGCCACCATGGCGATCGCGTCGAAAGGCGGCTACGAGGCGGTGCAGATGCGCGCCGTGGCGGACCGGGCCGATGTGGCCGTTGGGACGCTGTATCGCTACTTCCCGTCGAAGGTGCACCTGCTGGTGTCGGCGTTGGGCCGCGAATTTGGCCGCATCGACGCCAAGACCGATCGCTCCTCGGTGTCCGGCAACAGCCCGTATCAGCGGCTGAACTTCATGGTGAGCAAGCTCAACCGCGCGATGCAGCGCAATCCGCTGCTCACCGAGGCGATGACGCGTGCCTACGTCTTCGCCGACGCCTCCGCGGCCAGCGAGGTCGACCACGTCGAGAAGCTCATCGATTCCATGTTCGCGCGCGCGATGGCCGACGGCGAACCGACAGAAGACCAATACCACATCGCCCGGGTGATCTCGGACGTGTGGCTGTCGAACCTGCTGGCATGGCTGACCCGGCGGGCCTCGGCAACCGACGTCAGCAAGCGACTGGACCTGGCCGTGCAGCTGCTGATCGGCGACCAAGAGTCGAGCCCAGCCTAA
- a CDS encoding sensor domain-containing protein: protein MREQIAGVVLAGVCTLTVACSTTVNGKAVAADNAGPASPNAVTVSALNGLLLDVSQINSALSATSMKVWFNATGMWDWSASVSDTTCLPIDGPAQAKVYADTGWIGVRGQRLDDSIDDSMKRNHYAIQAVVGFPSAQDASAFYDASTQSWPTCSRRRYSDSNPGAPDTVWTVAGVTNANGMLGTSQAQEGGDGWICQRALTVRNNVAIDIVTCGYSQTGPVAIDIASQIAAKVPKQ, encoded by the coding sequence GTGCGTGAGCAAATTGCAGGCGTTGTGCTGGCCGGCGTGTGCACACTCACCGTGGCCTGCAGCACCACGGTTAACGGAAAGGCCGTAGCCGCCGACAATGCCGGACCGGCGTCACCGAATGCGGTAACGGTTTCGGCGCTTAACGGGCTACTGCTCGACGTCAGCCAGATCAATAGCGCGTTGAGCGCGACATCGATGAAGGTGTGGTTCAACGCCACGGGAATGTGGGACTGGAGCGCCAGCGTGAGTGACACGACTTGCCTACCAATAGATGGGCCCGCACAAGCCAAGGTCTATGCGGACACTGGGTGGATCGGTGTCCGCGGCCAACGCCTCGACGACAGCATCGACGACTCCATGAAGCGCAACCACTACGCCATTCAGGCTGTGGTCGGGTTCCCGTCGGCGCAGGACGCGTCCGCGTTTTACGATGCCTCGACACAAAGCTGGCCCACCTGCTCGAGGCGCCGGTATTCCGATAGCAACCCCGGTGCGCCGGACACCGTGTGGACGGTAGCTGGGGTGACCAACGCCAACGGCATGCTCGGCACCTCGCAGGCTCAAGAAGGCGGCGACGGATGGATCTGCCAGCGTGCGCTGACCGTGCGCAACAATGTCGCCATCGACATCGTGACGTGCGGCTACAGCCAAACGGGTCCGGTGGCGATCGACATCGCTTCCCAGATCGCCGCCAAGGTGCCTAAGCAGTAG
- a CDS encoding ferredoxin--NADP reductase, with product MTETIPDEPLGNHVLELQIAEVVAETADARSLVFTAPEGPDDQVIPPDRLRYAPGQFLTLRIPSERTGSVARCYSLCSSPFTDDALTVTVKRTADGYASNWLCDHAQAGMRIHVLAPSGNFVPKTLDSDFLLMAAGSGITPIMSICKSALAEGSGQVTLLYANRDDRSVIFGDALRELAVKYPDRLTVMHWLESLQGLPSAVALAKLAAPYADRPAFICGPGPYMQAARDALAMLKVPAQKVHIEVFKSLDSDPFAAVKIEDTADEPPATAVVQLDGQTHTVSWPRQAKLLDVLLAKGLNAPFSCREGHCGACACTLRSGKVSMEVNDVLEQQDLDDGLILACQSHPESESVEVTYDE from the coding sequence GTGACCGAGACAATTCCGGACGAACCGCTCGGCAACCACGTCCTGGAACTTCAGATCGCCGAGGTCGTCGCCGAGACCGCCGACGCACGGTCGCTGGTGTTCACGGCGCCGGAGGGACCAGACGACCAAGTAATCCCGCCGGACCGGCTGCGCTATGCGCCCGGCCAGTTTCTGACACTGCGCATCCCCAGTGAACGTACCGGCTCGGTGGCGCGCTGCTACTCATTGTGTAGCTCGCCGTTCACCGACGACGCACTCACTGTCACGGTGAAACGCACCGCGGACGGATACGCGTCCAACTGGTTATGCGACCACGCGCAGGCGGGCATGCGCATCCACGTGCTGGCTCCATCGGGCAATTTTGTGCCCAAGACGCTCGACAGCGATTTTCTCTTGATGGCCGCCGGCAGTGGGATCACCCCGATCATGTCGATCTGCAAGTCGGCGCTCGCCGAGGGCAGCGGGCAGGTAACCCTGCTCTACGCCAACCGCGACGACCGCTCAGTGATCTTCGGAGACGCGCTGCGTGAATTGGCCGTCAAGTATCCCGATCGGCTGACGGTCATGCACTGGCTGGAATCGCTACAGGGACTGCCGAGCGCCGTTGCGCTAGCGAAACTGGCCGCGCCCTACGCCGACCGACCGGCATTTATTTGTGGGCCCGGTCCATACATGCAGGCGGCCCGAGACGCCCTGGCAATGCTGAAAGTGCCTGCCCAGAAAGTGCACATCGAGGTGTTCAAGTCGCTGGATTCAGACCCGTTCGCGGCGGTGAAAATCGAGGACACCGCCGACGAGCCGCCCGCCACCGCGGTGGTACAGCTAGACGGTCAAACCCACACCGTGTCGTGGCCGCGCCAGGCCAAGCTGCTCGATGTCCTGCTCGCGAAAGGTCTCAACGCACCATTCTCGTGCCGGGAGGGCCACTGCGGTGCGTGTGCCTGCACCCTGCGCAGTGGCAAAGTGAGCATGGAAGTCAACGACGTGCTCGAGCAGCAGGACCTCGACGACGGACTCATCCTGGCTTGTCAGTCGCACCCGGAATCCGAGTCGGTGGAGGTGACCTACGACGAGTAG
- a CDS encoding acyl-CoA dehydrogenase, with product MVATVTDEQFAARALVRDWARNATSGPGGTVAVREVEQGNADAWRPVFAGLADLGLFGVAVGEDCGGAGGSIEDLCAMIEEAAKALVPGPVATTALATLVVGDSEVLSALASGERFAGVALEGDVHFDDATSRASGTVEMVLGAADGGILLLPAAGTWVLVDTGSEGVAVQPLGATDFSQPLARVVLTSAPATVVAVSRDRMTELAATVLAAEAAGVTRWALDTAVGYAKVREQFGKPIGSFQAIKHLCAEMLCRAEQAEVAAADAARAAADSDHSQLSIAAALAAGVGIAAAKANVKDCIQVLGGIGCTWEHDAHLYLRRAHSIGRFLGGAERWLRRVAALTQAGVRRRLGLDVTGLKEVAGMRADIAAAVAQVAALPQGKRQVGLADAGLLAPHWPAPYGRGASPAEQLLIDQEMSAAGVVRPDLVIGWWAAPTILEHGTPEQVQRFVPATMRGEFLWCQLFSEPEAGSDLASLRTKAVRTDGGWLLTGQKVWTSKAHLAKWGVCLARTDPDAPKHKGITYFLVDMAAAGIEIRPLREITGDALFNEVFLDNVFVPDEMVVGAVNDGWRLARTTLANERVAMATGTTLGNPMEELLEVLAETDSDVAQQDRLGWLIVAAATGALLDQRIAQLAVGGQDPGAQSSVRKLIGVRYRQALAEYMMDMSEGGGLVENRAVHDFLNTRCLTIAGGTEQILLTVAAERLLGLPR from the coding sequence GTGGTAGCGACAGTTACCGATGAACAGTTTGCCGCCCGTGCGTTGGTGCGCGACTGGGCCCGCAACGCGACTTCGGGACCGGGCGGGACTGTAGCGGTCCGTGAGGTCGAGCAGGGCAATGCCGACGCCTGGCGGCCGGTGTTCGCGGGCCTCGCCGACCTAGGACTGTTCGGTGTCGCCGTTGGTGAGGACTGCGGCGGGGCCGGCGGCAGCATCGAGGATCTGTGCGCGATGATCGAGGAGGCGGCCAAGGCGCTGGTGCCCGGGCCGGTCGCCACCACCGCGTTGGCCACGTTGGTGGTCGGTGATTCAGAAGTGCTGTCCGCGCTCGCCTCGGGTGAGCGCTTCGCTGGGGTGGCGCTCGAGGGTGATGTGCACTTCGACGACGCGACTTCGCGAGCCTCGGGCACCGTCGAGATGGTGCTGGGCGCCGCCGACGGCGGAATACTGCTGCTGCCCGCTGCCGGGACCTGGGTACTGGTCGACACCGGCAGCGAGGGCGTCGCGGTGCAGCCGTTAGGCGCCACCGACTTTTCCCAGCCTTTGGCCCGGGTGGTGCTGACGTCAGCACCGGCCACCGTGGTGGCGGTGTCGCGGGACCGAATGACCGAGCTGGCCGCGACGGTGCTCGCGGCTGAGGCGGCCGGCGTGACCCGATGGGCCCTGGACACCGCGGTTGGCTATGCCAAGGTGCGCGAACAATTCGGCAAGCCGATCGGCAGTTTCCAGGCCATCAAGCACCTGTGTGCGGAGATGCTGTGTCGCGCTGAGCAAGCCGAAGTAGCCGCCGCCGACGCCGCCCGGGCCGCTGCAGATTCCGATCACTCCCAGTTGTCCATTGCGGCGGCGTTGGCCGCGGGTGTCGGTATCGCCGCGGCGAAGGCCAATGTCAAAGACTGCATCCAGGTGCTCGGCGGGATCGGCTGTACCTGGGAGCACGACGCGCATTTGTACCTGCGTAGGGCCCATAGCATCGGGCGGTTCCTGGGCGGCGCTGAGCGTTGGTTGCGCCGCGTTGCCGCGTTGACCCAGGCCGGTGTCCGTCGTCGCCTGGGCTTGGACGTCACTGGCCTGAAAGAGGTTGCCGGCATGCGAGCCGACATCGCCGCGGCCGTTGCCCAGGTCGCCGCGCTGCCTCAAGGCAAGCGGCAAGTGGGCCTCGCCGATGCCGGGCTGCTGGCGCCGCACTGGCCGGCACCCTATGGACGCGGAGCCTCGCCGGCCGAGCAGCTGCTGATCGACCAGGAGATGTCGGCGGCCGGCGTCGTGCGGCCGGACTTGGTGATCGGTTGGTGGGCGGCGCCGACCATTCTGGAGCACGGCACACCCGAACAGGTGCAGCGCTTTGTGCCGGCCACCATGCGCGGTGAATTCCTTTGGTGCCAGCTGTTTTCCGAACCTGAGGCCGGCTCCGACTTGGCGTCGTTGCGCACCAAGGCGGTCCGGACAGATGGCGGCTGGCTGCTGACCGGCCAGAAGGTGTGGACATCCAAGGCGCACCTGGCGAAGTGGGGTGTGTGCCTGGCTCGCACCGATCCGGATGCCCCGAAGCACAAGGGCATCACCTACTTCCTGGTGGATATGGCCGCCGCCGGAATTGAGATCCGGCCGTTGCGCGAGATCACCGGCGATGCGTTGTTCAACGAAGTCTTCTTGGACAACGTGTTTGTCCCCGATGAGATGGTCGTTGGCGCCGTGAACGACGGCTGGCGGCTGGCCCGCACCACGTTGGCGAACGAACGGGTCGCGATGGCCACCGGGACCACGCTGGGCAACCCGATGGAAGAGCTACTCGAGGTGCTGGCGGAAACCGATAGCGATGTGGCTCAGCAAGACCGGCTGGGGTGGTTGATCGTCGCCGCTGCGACCGGCGCGCTGCTGGACCAGCGCATCGCGCAGCTCGCCGTCGGCGGCCAGGATCCGGGGGCGCAATCCAGCGTGCGCAAACTCATCGGGGTCCGTTACCGGCAGGCGCTGGCCGAATACATGATGGACATGTCCGAGGGCGGCGGCCTGGTGGAGAATCGCGCCGTGCACGACTTCCTGAACACCCGGTGCCTGACCATCGCCGGAGGCACCGAGCAGATTTTGCTCACGGTGGCCGCCGAGCGGCTGCTTGGTTTGCCGCGTTAG
- a CDS encoding LacI family DNA-binding transcriptional regulator, with the protein MSPTPRRRATLASLAAELKVSRTTISNAFNRPDQLSADLRERVLATAKRLGYAGPDPVARSLRTRKAGAVGLVMAEPLTYFFSDPAARDFVAGVAQSCEELGQGLLLVAVGPGRSLQDGTAGVLAAGVDGFVVYSVCDGDPYLQVVLQRRLPVVVVDQPKGLSGVSRVGIDDRAAMRELADYVLGLGHREIGLLTMRLGRDRRQDLVDADRLQSPTFDVQRERIIGVWEAMTAAGVAPDSLTVVESYEHLPTSGGAAAKVALQANPRITALMCTADILALSAMDYLRAQGIYVPGQMSVTGFDGVPEAISRGLTTVAQPSLQKGRRAGELLLKPPRTGTPGLPVVELLDTELIRGRTAGPPA; encoded by the coding sequence GTGAGTCCCACACCACGTCGGCGTGCGACTCTGGCGTCGTTGGCGGCGGAACTCAAGGTTTCGCGCACCACAATTTCGAATGCGTTCAACCGTCCCGATCAGCTCTCGGCTGACCTGCGCGAACGGGTGTTGGCCACAGCCAAGCGGCTCGGTTACGCCGGACCCGATCCGGTCGCCCGATCGTTGCGGACTCGTAAGGCCGGCGCGGTTGGCTTGGTCATGGCCGAACCACTGACCTATTTCTTCAGTGACCCGGCAGCACGCGATTTCGTTGCCGGGGTAGCGCAATCCTGCGAAGAGCTAGGGCAGGGGCTCTTGCTGGTGGCGGTCGGACCCGGCCGCAGTCTGCAGGACGGGACAGCCGGTGTGCTTGCGGCCGGGGTGGATGGCTTCGTGGTGTATTCGGTTTGCGACGGCGATCCCTACCTGCAGGTCGTTCTTCAGCGGCGCCTGCCCGTTGTTGTGGTTGACCAGCCCAAAGGCCTGTCGGGCGTGTCCCGGGTGGGTATCGACGACCGGGCCGCGATGCGCGAACTCGCTGACTATGTGCTCGGACTGGGGCATCGCGAGATCGGGCTGCTGACCATGAGGCTGGGCCGGGACCGCCGACAAGACCTGGTGGACGCCGACCGGCTCCAGTCGCCGACCTTTGACGTGCAACGCGAGCGCATTATCGGTGTCTGGGAAGCAATGACAGCCGCCGGTGTCGCGCCGGATTCGCTGACCGTGGTGGAGAGCTATGAACACCTGCCGACGTCGGGTGGCGCCGCGGCCAAGGTGGCCCTCCAGGCCAATCCGCGGATTACCGCACTGATGTGTACCGCGGACATATTGGCCCTGTCAGCCATGGATTACCTTCGGGCACAAGGCATTTACGTGCCCGGTCAGATGAGCGTGACCGGTTTTGATGGTGTGCCCGAGGCGATCAGTCGTGGCCTGACCACGGTGGCGCAGCCAAGCCTGCAGAAGGGCCGCCGGGCAGGCGAACTTCTGCTGAAGCCACCACGGACAGGCACGCCGGGCCTGCCGGTTGTCGAGCTACTGGACACCGAGCTGATTCGGGGGCGCACCGCCGGCCCGCCTGCTTAG
- a CDS encoding metal ABC transporter solute-binding protein, with the protein MGLTAIVWCLIGSTTLTGCGALGSGHPRAAAVVASTDVWGSVARAVAGGHVTVTSIVTGAQTDPHAYHASPADAAAITDAALVVYNGGGYDPWVDTVLAGRPGIQSVDAYSLLASRAATTDRPPDEHVFYDLSIAKSVAALVADRLVTIDPDNAADYQANAAEFCRGADAIAISEHAIASDYPAAGVIVTEPVVHYLLQASGLVNRTPPAFTAAHENESDPSPADMAAVLDLINHRQVSALLVNPQTSSAATTGLQAAARRSGVPVTEVTETLPSGTDYLTWQRNTVDQLLIALRSNRPSR; encoded by the coding sequence ATGGGTCTGACGGCTATCGTCTGGTGCCTGATCGGCTCAACCACGCTGACCGGCTGCGGCGCCCTTGGTTCAGGGCACCCGCGCGCGGCAGCCGTGGTGGCATCCACCGATGTGTGGGGCAGTGTGGCGCGGGCTGTCGCAGGCGGCCATGTCACCGTGACCTCCATCGTGACCGGCGCCCAAACCGATCCGCACGCGTATCACGCCAGTCCCGCTGACGCTGCCGCGATCACCGATGCCGCATTGGTGGTCTACAACGGCGGCGGTTACGACCCATGGGTCGACACGGTGCTGGCCGGCCGTCCGGGTATCCAATCGGTGGATGCTTACTCGCTTCTGGCTAGCAGGGCTGCCACCACCGACAGGCCGCCCGACGAACACGTCTTCTACGACCTGAGCATCGCCAAGTCGGTCGCCGCCCTGGTCGCCGACCGGCTGGTGACCATCGATCCGGACAATGCCGCGGACTACCAGGCCAACGCCGCCGAATTCTGCCGCGGCGCCGACGCGATCGCCATCTCCGAACACGCCATTGCCAGCGATTACCCCGCCGCCGGGGTCATCGTGACCGAGCCGGTGGTGCACTACCTGCTGCAGGCATCCGGCCTGGTCAATCGCACGCCGCCGGCCTTTACCGCAGCCCACGAGAACGAGAGCGATCCGTCGCCAGCCGACATGGCGGCCGTCCTCGACCTGATTAACCACCGTCAAGTCTCGGCGCTGCTGGTCAATCCGCAGACGTCGAGCGCCGCAACCACTGGCCTGCAGGCTGCGGCCCGACGGTCGGGTGTGCCGGTAACCGAAGTGACCGAGACGTTGCCGAGCGGCACCGATTATCTGACCTGGCAACGCAACACGGTTGATCAGCTGCTCATTGCGCTGCGGTCGAACCGGCCATCCCGATGA